Sequence from the Pirellulales bacterium genome:
CGTCGTTTGAGCCATTGTCACGCGGCGGTAACATCCCATCTCGTCGAATTGCGGCCTCTCCAGCGATTCGCTAACCTCAAGTCGTCGTTGGGACAACTCGATCATTCGGAGGCACAACCATGAAACGCTTCAGATTCGCGGACATGTCACGGATGCTCAGTGGGAGCGTGTCGCGGCGCGCAAGGAATTCAGTGCTGCTGGCGACGGCGGTTTGCCTGGCCCTGGCTTGCGCGGCGCGCGGAGCCGAGCAACAGGACGCCGACTCCCTTGAACGGCTGCAATCGGAGATTCAGCGCAATCTACCTGCTGGCTGGACCGCGACCATCGATCCCGCGTTTCGCGAGTCGCCGCGAGCCGACGTTGAGAAACCAGCCTTGGTAATCAGCAGCGCCGACAAGCTGAGCATTGAGACGCAGTTTCCCGGCGCCGCGCCCGGGCAAGAGCCATTCAAGGAGTCACGTCAGGTCGAAATCGTGCTTGCCGTATGCCCTTTCCTAACGCCTGAGCAATACGCGGCCGCGCGGCAGAAGAACGAAGAAGGCACGAAATCGCGAACCGACTTCGAGCGCAAGCTGCGCGACATCCCCTGGGCGCACAAAGGCGGGTCGCCGATTCCGCCCTCGGCCTTTCGCGCCAGGGACGAGCGCGATCGGCGGTTGATCTTGGAATACGCGTTGCTCTGGAATCGCGCCGAGCTGCGGTCGCTACCGACGCATTATCTCGGGAGCTTGTCATTTGACATAACCCTGCCGCCGGAAAACTCTCTAATCGTTGACCGGTCGAAGGCAACGGAGTATGACGAAATCGTCAAGGCGCTCAAACGGTTGCTAACGCCATACGAGAAAGAGGATCGCGCTCGCTGACGGCTGACTTGCCCGGGAGATTGGGTGGATCGACGCGACATGCCGAAATTGACTCGTCCCATTGATCGATCGATTGGCAGTCGATTGCAGTTCGCGGCCAAATCCGCTAGTCTCGATTTTTAATTGTCGGGCAAGCGTCACTTCGGTGGGCGGCCTCATGAAAGATAATCTGCTCGCGCTGGCCGGGGCGATCGTGGGTGGAACGATCGGCTTTTTCGGTTTCGGCTGGTTGCTTGGTCAAGGGTTTTATGCGCTCGTGCTGCCTGGCGGATTGATGGGGATCGGCGCGGGCTGGGTTTTCAATCGCTCGATCTTTGTAGCAATCATCTGTGGCGTGACGGCTACCGCGCTCGGACTCGTCGCCGAGTGGAACTTTCGACCGTTCAACGCTGATGACAGCCTCGGGTTCTATTTCAGACATTTGGGAGATCTCCAACCGATTACATTCCTAATGATCGTGCTGGGCGGCGCGATTGGGTTCTGGGTTCCCTACCGCCGACTTAAGCGAGCCACAGAATAGGAGTCGCCTCCAATGAAGATCGAGCAACTGATTTTCGTCGGCCTCAACGGCTATGCCGTGGCTTTGGACCGAGAGACGGGGGAAATCGTCTGGTCGAACAATCAGATGAAGAGGGGTTACGTCACGCTGCTGCTCGACGGCGACCGGCTGATCGTTTCCACCAATGGCTATATTTATTGTCTTGATCCGCTCAGCGGCGAGATTCTCTGGAACAATCCGCTGAAGGGCTATGGCGCGGGGTCGCCGGCCTCGCTGCTCTCCGTCCGCGGACAGAGTTCGCAAACCATGATCGAGCAAGCCGCCGCCGCGGCGGCGGCAGCTCAAGCGGCAGCGAATGCCGGGTAGCTTCGGACGACCGACGCAAAGTCTTTGTCAGGAAACACGACCATCACCACTAAAAGGAGATCATCACCATGTCCGTCAAGCCAATTCCCGACGGTTATCACACCGCGACGCCGTATTTGATCGTCAGCGACGCAGCCGGAGCGATCGATTTCTACAAGCGGGCGTTCGGCGCCACCGAGCTGTTTCGGATGCCAATGCCAAACGGAAAGATCGGCCATGCCGAGATCAAGATCGGCAACTCGATTCTCATGCTTGCCGACGAATTCCCCGAGATGGGCGCTCGCAGCCCGAAAACGATCGGGGGCACGGCGACCAGCATATTGCTATACGTCGAAGATGTCGATGCACGGTTCAATAAGGCTATCGCCGCCGGCGGAAAAGTCATGCGACCGCTCAAGAACCAGTTCTACGGCGATCGCTCGGGGACGCTGGAAGACCCCTTCGGCCACACCTGGCACATCGGCACGCACATCGAAGACGTGCCGCCCGAGGAGATGCACAACCGCATGGCGGCGGAAATGCAAGCGAAAGGCGGCTAAGAGCCTATCCGAGAACCGCCTGGGCAAAGGGGACAGTCCCCGTTTTGCTCCGCGGACTGCGCAAAAGGGGGACAGTCCCCGGCGGTTCTCGGATAGGCTCTGAGTCCGTCTTAATCCGAAGGAAACGGGATCGCTTCGCCGCTCAGCTCGCTCAGTGCATTTCGGGCGGCGCGCTGCTCGGCTTCCTTTTTGTTGCGGCCCCAGGCGGGGCGATAGCGCTGCTGGCCGATTTGGGCCGAGATCTTGAAGCATTTGCTGTGATCGGGGCCCTTCTCGTCGAGCAGTTGATAGATCGGCGTCGTGCCGTGTTCGCGCTGGGCCACTTGCTGCAACAGCGATTTGTAGTTGCCCCCGAGTTCGCCGCTGACCGCCAACTCGATCTCCGGGCCGATGTGTCTGGTGATGAAACTTCGCACGGCCGCATCGCCGCCATCGAGGTAAATTGCCGCGACGAGCGACTCGAACACGTCCGCCAGCACCGACGGCGGCACGCGCGCGTGCGTGGACATCCCCTTGCCAAGAATCAAGAACTCTTCCAGCCCCAGCGCCTCGCTCATCTTGGTGCAGGTCGTGCGACTCACGACCACCGACTTGATCTTCGTCAAGTCCCCCTCCAGGTATTCGGGATACTGGTGGAAGAGATTCTCGCAGACAACTGCTCCCATGATCGCGTCGCCGAGAAACTCGAGCCGCTCGTTGGAGCCGAGGCGGTGCACGGCGCCGGAGGCGTGCGTGAGCGCGGCCCGCAACAAGAGCTTGTCGCGGAAGACGTATTCAATTCGTCGCTCGCATTCAGCCAAATCGAGCGGAGCAACTTC
This genomic interval carries:
- a CDS encoding PQQ-binding-like beta-propeller repeat protein; translation: MKIEQLIFVGLNGYAVALDRETGEIVWSNNQMKRGYVTLLLDGDRLIVSTNGYIYCLDPLSGEILWNNPLKGYGAGSPASLLSVRGQSSQTMIEQAAAAAAAAQAAANAG
- a CDS encoding VOC family protein, which produces MSVKPIPDGYHTATPYLIVSDAAGAIDFYKRAFGATELFRMPMPNGKIGHAEIKIGNSILMLADEFPEMGARSPKTIGGTATSILLYVEDVDARFNKAIAAGGKVMRPLKNQFYGDRSGTLEDPFGHTWHIGTHIEDVPPEEMHNRMAAEMQAKGG
- the rnc gene encoding ribonuclease III — its product is MVRYSPPDAAEVAPLDLAECERRIEYVFRDKLLLRAALTHASGAVHRLGSNERLEFLGDAIMGAVVCENLFHQYPEYLEGDLTKIKSVVVSRTTCTKMSEALGLEEFLILGKGMSTHARVPPSVLADVFESLVAAIYLDGGDAAVRSFITRHIGPEIELAVSGELGGNYKSLLQQVAQREHGTTPIYQLLDEKGPDHSKCFKISAQIGQQRYRPAWGRNKKEAEQRAARNALSELSGEAIPFPSD